From Streptomyces sp. NBC_00690, a single genomic window includes:
- a CDS encoding response regulator transcription factor produces the protein MRLLLVEDDNHVAAALSAVLARHGFDVVHARNGEEALRAVLPDTHPGKPTFDVVLLDLGLPDQDGYQVCGKLRKLTSTPVIMVTARSDVRSRIHGLNLGADDYVVKPYDTGELLARIHAVSRRSTGADETGASATDDALCLGTVTIELSTRRVSVEGTEVPLTRKEFDLLALLAQRPGIVFRREQIISEVWRTSWEGTGRTLEVHVASLRSKLRMPALIETVRGVGYRLVPPAA, from the coding sequence ATGAGGCTGTTGCTCGTCGAGGACGACAATCACGTCGCCGCCGCGCTGTCAGCAGTGCTTGCCCGCCATGGATTCGACGTGGTCCACGCACGCAACGGCGAGGAGGCCCTGCGCGCCGTCCTTCCGGACACCCACCCGGGCAAGCCCACCTTCGATGTGGTCCTCCTCGACCTCGGTCTGCCCGACCAGGACGGCTACCAGGTGTGCGGAAAGCTCCGCAAGCTCACCTCCACACCGGTGATCATGGTCACCGCGCGCTCCGACGTGCGCTCTCGTATCCACGGCCTCAACCTCGGCGCCGACGACTACGTCGTCAAGCCGTACGACACCGGGGAACTGCTCGCACGCATCCACGCCGTCAGCCGCCGTTCCACGGGTGCCGACGAGACCGGGGCCTCGGCCACCGACGACGCGCTGTGCCTCGGCACCGTCACCATCGAGTTGTCCACCCGCCGGGTCAGCGTCGAGGGCACGGAAGTGCCCCTGACCCGCAAGGAGTTCGACCTGCTGGCACTGCTCGCCCAGCGCCCTGGCATCGTCTTTCGGCGCGAGCAGATCATCAGCGAGGTCTGGCGGACCAGTTGGGAGGGGACCGGGCGGACCCTGGAGGTGCACGTGGCGTCCCTGCGGTCCAAACTGCGGATGCCCGCCCTGATCGAGACGGTCCGGGGCGTCGGCTACCGACTCGTTCCGCCCGCCGCATGA